The following are encoded together in the Girardinichthys multiradiatus isolate DD_20200921_A chromosome X, DD_fGirMul_XY1, whole genome shotgun sequence genome:
- the LOC124862190 gene encoding transcription factor JunB-like produces MSTKMEQPFYHDDSFLPAYGHSDAAMHDYKVLKHNMNLNLTEPYRNLKSQLRAEVDPYQGGQPDVGSLKLASPELERLIIQNSSGVITSPTPGQYFYNRGITDEQEGFAEGFVKALDELHKMNQMPPPNVSIGAGGVATCSAAASSIFGSALQPEAPIYTTLNAYCPNTNLSSASSFPTATISYLPPHQQSLTQTSAPGAHHFQHTLPGSGMHPQRLVALKEEPQTVPDLLSSDGSPPMSPIDLETQERIKAERKRLRNRLAATKCRRRKLERIARLEDKVKVLKSDNAGLSNTASVLRDQVAQLKQKVLTHVSSGCQLMLTSKLEAF; encoded by the coding sequence ATGTCCACAAAGATGGAACAGCCTTTTTATCATGACGACTCTTTTTTGCCGGCTTACGGCCACTCTGATGCAGCCATGCACGACTACAAGGTTCTAAAGCACAATATGAATTTGAACTTGACAGAGCCCTATCGCAACCTGAAATCCCAGCTGAGGGCTGAGGTGGACCCATACCAAGGGGGGCAGCCGGACGTCGGGTCACTGAAGCTCGCCTCCCCGGAGCTGGAGAGGCTCATCATCCAGAACAGTAGTGGGGTGATCACCAGTCCCACGCCGGGACAGTACTTCTACAACCGGGGCATCACCGATGAGCAGGAGGGGTTCGCAGAGGGCTTCGTAAAGGCGCTGGACGAGCTCCACAAGATGAACCAGATGCCCCCTCCTAACGTGTCCATCGGAGCCGGCGGGGTTGCGACGTGTTCTGCGGCGGCCTCTAGCATCTTCGGCTCCGCGCTGCAGCCCGAGGCTCCCATCTACACAACGTTGAACGCCTACTGCCCGAACACAAACCTCTCTTCCGCGTCCAGCTTCCCCACCGCCACCATCAGCTACCTGCCGCCTCACCAGCAGAGCCTCACGCAGACATCCGCGCCCGGCGCACACCACTTTCAGCACACGCTCCCGGGCTCCGGAATGCACCCGCAGCGGCTGGTCGCCCTGAAAGAGGAGCCCCAGACCGTCCCGGACCTGCTCAGCAGCGACGGCTCGCCTCCGATGTCTCCTATTGACCTGGAGACCCAGGAACGCATTAAAGCAGAGCGCAAGCGGCTGCGGAACCGACTCGCCGCCACCAAATGCAGGCGGCGCAAGCTGGAGCGCATCGCCCGGCTGGAAGATAAAGTGAAGGTTCTGAAGAGCGACAACGCAGGGCTCTCCAACACAGCGTCGGTGCTGCGGGATCAGGTGGCCCAGCTCAAACAGAAGGTCCTAACGCATGTTAGCAGCGGCTGTCAGCTGATGCTCACCAGCAAACTTGAGGCGTTTTAG